A genomic stretch from Cyprinus carpio isolate SPL01 chromosome A12, ASM1834038v1, whole genome shotgun sequence includes:
- the LOC109056188 gene encoding gremlin-2-like, whose product MSCKVVLWLLLAGLLCVASTGRKNRPQGSIPSPHKAGSNTSDRRARKQEVLASSQEALVLTERKYLKSDWCKTQPLRQTVSHEGCNSRTIINRFCYGQCNSFYIPRHIRKEQESFQSCAFCRPQRFTSLTVELDCPDLQPAVRYRKIQRVKQCRCMSVNVSESGKQ is encoded by the coding sequence ATGAGCTGTAAGGTGGTTCTGTGGCTGCTGCTCGCCGGCTTGCTGTGCGTCGCCTCCACTGGCCGCAAGAACCGACCACAGGGATCCATCCCGTCGCCTCACAAAGCCGGATCCAACACCTCTGACCGGCGCGCCCGCAAACAGGAAGTGCTGGCCTCCAGCCAGGAAGCTCTGGTGTTGACAGAGCGCAAGTACCTGAAGAGCGACTGGTGCAAGACGCAGCCGCTGCGGCAGACGGTCAGTCACGAGGGCTGCAATAGCCGCACCATCATCAACCGCTTCTGCTACGGCCAGTGCAACTCCTTCTACATCCCGCGGCACATCAGGAAGGAGCAGGAGTCCTTCCAGTCCTGCGCCTTCTGCAGGCCGCAGCGCTTCACCAGCCTCACAGTGGAGCTCGACTGCCCTGACCTGCAGCCGGCCGTCCGCTACCGCAAGATCCAGCGGGTCAAGCAGTGCCGCTGCATGTCCGTCAACGTGTCCGAGTCTGGGAAACAATGA